A single genomic interval of Peribacillus sp. FSL H8-0477 harbors:
- a CDS encoding GNAT family N-acetyltransferase yields MDIKTKRLWIRTFEATDWEAVYTYTSNHDVMVYIPEGPFSEEDAKEFVHKNSGVHAKNFPVLLLEENILIGHMVFHRYFGEHTYEIGWVFNPAYHKRGYASEAAQAILDFGFGEMKVHRIIATCQPQNTPSYRVMEKIGMRREGYFKQCIPNGNDWWDEYYYAILNEEWKN; encoded by the coding sequence ATGGACATCAAAACAAAAAGATTATGGATACGAACCTTTGAAGCGACCGACTGGGAAGCTGTTTATACCTATACGTCTAATCATGACGTAATGGTGTATATTCCTGAAGGGCCCTTCAGTGAAGAAGATGCAAAAGAGTTTGTTCATAAAAACAGCGGTGTTCATGCTAAAAACTTTCCTGTTCTATTACTAGAAGAAAATATCCTCATTGGGCATATGGTCTTTCACCGATATTTTGGTGAACATACCTATGAAATAGGCTGGGTGTTTAATCCTGCTTATCATAAACGAGGATATGCTTCTGAAGCGGCACAAGCTATTTTAGATTTTGGATTCGGAGAAATGAAGGTACATCGGATTATTGCTACCTGCCAGCCTCAGAATACTCCCTCCTATCGGGTGATGGAGAAGATTGGTATGAGGCGAGAAGGTTATTTTAAACAGTGTATCCCAAATGGAAACGACTGGTGGGATGAGTATTATTACGCTATATTGAACGAAGAATGGAAGAACTAA
- a CDS encoding DUF6141 family protein — MNKNILFREVQRLPYFWFVNFCALCLAGVFWWGFIQQIVYGHPFGDKPMPDWLFVLFVLVMGILFPIAVYKSKLITEIREDGLYIRLIPFHIRFIHFPIDYIRNVKTITYNSLLRFGGYGIRYNFHGERAYNLRGKEGIEFYAEGKTIVIGSQQSVELEKALKSVIFTDI, encoded by the coding sequence TTGAACAAAAATATCCTATTTCGCGAAGTTCAGCGGCTGCCCTATTTTTGGTTTGTTAATTTTTGTGCGTTATGTTTAGCAGGTGTTTTTTGGTGGGGATTTATACAACAAATTGTTTATGGCCATCCATTTGGAGATAAGCCTATGCCGGATTGGCTGTTTGTTCTCTTTGTCCTTGTAATGGGCATTCTCTTTCCTATTGCCGTATATAAATCGAAATTAATAACCGAAATTCGTGAAGATGGATTATATATTCGCTTAATCCCTTTTCATATTCGTTTTATCCATTTTCCAATCGATTACATACGGAATGTGAAAACGATAACGTATAACTCCCTTCTACGTTTTGGCGGATATGGCATTCGTTATAATTTTCACGGCGAACGTGCGTACAATTTACGCGGCAAAGAAGGCATTGAATTCTACGCTGAAGGAAAAACCATTGTTATCGGCTCACAACAATCTGTTGAACTTGAAAAAGCACTTAAATCAGTGATTTTTACAGATATATAA
- a CDS encoding competence protein ComK encodes MIIKTKYIIFHETISLETVFNESAYELTKVRQGEQIFLVRKTVSQVIDDSLTYYFSNRPGAVNGAKSIVGQKYHIPIVLNAEMILILVPFGGPTKKDTIWIVNNHIREHCKLTAKETFISTSYGYKILIPLSVAQVEDRMGIAARVHLRAITTRSRQMNFLFDPNCDIIETTETETKIYRLEDPVKKN; translated from the coding sequence ATGATAATAAAAACGAAATATATCATTTTTCATGAAACAATTAGTCTTGAAACGGTATTTAATGAAAGCGCTTACGAATTAACAAAAGTTCGGCAGGGGGAGCAAATCTTTTTAGTCCGTAAAACCGTTTCACAGGTTATTGATGACAGCTTAACCTACTACTTTTCAAATCGGCCAGGTGCAGTCAATGGTGCTAAATCCATCGTGGGCCAAAAATATCATATTCCAATTGTGCTCAATGCTGAAATGATTCTAATCTTAGTTCCGTTCGGAGGACCAACCAAAAAAGATACGATTTGGATTGTGAACAATCACATTCGGGAACATTGTAAATTAACCGCAAAAGAGACGTTTATTTCAACCAGCTATGGCTATAAGATCTTGATACCTTTAAGTGTTGCACAAGTCGAAGATCGTATGGGAATCGCTGCTAGAGTCCATTTACGGGCAATCACAACTCGGAGCAGGCAAATGAATTTCTTATTTGACCCAAACTGCGACATCATTGAAACAACTGAAACAGAGACGAAAATATACCGGCTAGAAGATCCAGTAAAGAAAAATTAA
- a CDS encoding undecaprenyl-diphosphatase encodes MSVNSTLFQTINDLGKDFPFINPLFIFLADYMLYFLALFLLIFWFTRIYHNRLMVIQALLAFILAEIFGKMVSTLHSNYQPFVEMKDVNLLIVKEVNNSFPSDHTIVFFSICVSFALMRKNQWFIWLPLAGLVGLSRIWVGVHYPADVAVGALLATLAALIMYRITPHLRLVRLSLEKCSQFENKVFRNQ; translated from the coding sequence TTGTCAGTTAATTCTACACTTTTTCAAACCATTAATGATTTAGGAAAAGATTTTCCCTTCATTAATCCATTATTTATTTTTCTAGCCGATTATATGTTATATTTTCTTGCACTCTTTTTATTAATTTTTTGGTTCACACGGATTTACCATAATCGTTTGATGGTGATACAAGCTCTTCTTGCCTTTATTCTCGCTGAAATTTTCGGAAAAATGGTTAGTACCCTACATAGCAACTATCAACCCTTTGTGGAAATGAAGGATGTTAACTTATTAATCGTCAAAGAAGTCAATAATTCTTTCCCTAGTGATCATACGATTGTATTTTTCTCTATCTGTGTATCCTTTGCACTCATGCGGAAGAATCAATGGTTTATCTGGCTGCCGCTTGCAGGACTTGTGGGTCTTTCACGAATTTGGGTGGGTGTTCATTATCCTGCTGATGTTGCTGTTGGAGCTTTGCTTGCCACCCTTGCTGCCTTAATCATGTACCGGATTACTCCACACTTGCGTCTAGTCCGTCTATCGCTAGAAAAATGCAGCCAATTCGAGAACAAAGTATTCCGAAATCAATAA
- a CDS encoding DUF3231 family protein, whose translation MGILSGNPQDEPMHYGEVFGTWTHLITNNGLIAAYQAFFNHAGDTSLKKLIQEAIEGMKAENKKLEELLKENGVALPPASPERPAANLEDIPVGARFTDQEISAALSMDAAAGLVACSQVMGQCIREDIGMMYGQFHMDKAQLGAKLLKLNKENGWLIPPPLHVQRPVKE comes from the coding sequence ATGGGAATATTAAGTGGTAACCCTCAAGATGAACCTATGCATTATGGTGAAGTATTTGGGACGTGGACACACCTTATTACCAACAATGGGCTCATAGCTGCTTACCAAGCTTTCTTTAATCATGCTGGTGATACGAGTCTTAAGAAATTAATCCAAGAAGCCATTGAAGGAATGAAAGCTGAAAACAAGAAACTTGAAGAATTATTAAAAGAAAACGGTGTTGCTCTTCCGCCGGCTTCGCCGGAACGTCCAGCTGCTAACCTAGAAGACATCCCCGTTGGAGCGAGATTTACTGATCAAGAAATCAGTGCAGCTCTTTCAATGGATGCGGCTGCGGGCTTAGTAGCCTGCAGCCAGGTAATGGGACAGTGTATTCGTGAAGATATTGGTATGATGTATGGACAGTTTCACATGGACAAAGCTCAATTAGGGGCAAAACTATTGAAGTTAAATAAGGAAAATGGATGGCTGATTCCGCCTCCGCTTCATGTCCAAAGACCGGTTAAAGAATAA
- a CDS encoding spore germination protein translates to MFSNRKKFKKNSNKPITELTTYDTTKDLFTTLSASSDFLNYQETNSGIGYWVSFYRSLIDTQELHKSVLSVLPTLQTINLEEIKKNIPIENMLITSTPKEIKERMMKGDISIRLDTNLEECLLIGIPSQQGRQVDKPELEFGIISPQEAFVEDIDINLNLVRKRLPIPELRVTELTVGSLSKTKVAVLSIEGIVDQSNLNTVIQRINDINFDEILDGSHLAQMLYDNSNTLFPLFLNTERPDRISSALAEGKVVMIIDRSSAALIAPTILLEYFSTMEDYDMPWIPASAFRLIRLFAVTFSIFATPIYVAVLTYHYELIPKDLLETIVASRNLIPFQPLIEALFLEISIELLREAAARLPTKVGQTLGIVGGIVIGQAAVVAGLTSNILLIIVALSALSSFVTPIYKMGNTIRLLRFPFLIGAQVWGLLGISISAIFLLTHLIKLTSMGQPYLAPIYPFQLKDWRDSVIRLPFDLFKSRPKHLRTQNTERQPKKEKSPIKKNDFND, encoded by the coding sequence TTGTTTAGTAACAGGAAAAAATTCAAAAAAAACAGTAACAAACCTATTACCGAATTAACTACATATGACACGACAAAAGATTTATTTACTACCCTTTCTGCATCTAGTGATTTCTTAAATTATCAGGAAACGAATAGTGGGATAGGTTATTGGGTTTCTTTTTATCGTTCTTTAATTGATACACAGGAACTTCATAAAAGTGTGTTATCTGTCCTGCCAACGCTACAAACGATTAATTTGGAAGAAATCAAGAAAAATATCCCGATCGAAAATATGCTCATCACCAGTACCCCGAAAGAAATTAAAGAACGAATGATGAAGGGCGACATTTCGATTCGTTTGGACACGAATCTTGAGGAATGCCTGCTAATCGGTATCCCCTCCCAACAAGGAAGGCAAGTGGATAAACCAGAACTTGAATTTGGAATCATTAGCCCTCAGGAAGCCTTTGTCGAAGACATTGATATTAATTTAAATCTAGTCAGAAAAAGGCTGCCGATCCCGGAGTTACGAGTGACTGAATTGACGGTTGGATCACTATCTAAAACAAAAGTGGCGGTTTTATCAATTGAAGGTATTGTCGATCAGAGTAATCTGAATACGGTTATACAACGAATCAACGATATCAATTTTGACGAAATTCTTGATGGTTCTCACCTCGCGCAAATGCTCTATGATAATTCAAATACCCTTTTTCCCCTTTTTCTCAATACAGAAAGACCTGACCGTATCTCAAGTGCATTGGCTGAAGGCAAAGTCGTCATGATTATAGACAGATCCTCAGCTGCTCTAATCGCTCCAACTATTTTATTAGAATATTTCTCAACCATGGAAGATTACGATATGCCTTGGATACCTGCTTCAGCATTCCGTTTAATCCGATTGTTCGCCGTTACTTTTTCTATATTTGCTACCCCTATTTATGTAGCCGTACTTACCTACCATTATGAATTAATTCCAAAAGATCTTTTAGAAACGATTGTCGCTTCCAGAAACTTAATTCCCTTTCAGCCATTAATTGAGGCCTTGTTCTTGGAGATATCAATTGAACTATTAAGGGAAGCAGCTGCCAGACTGCCAACGAAAGTAGGGCAAACGTTAGGTATTGTTGGTGGTATTGTTATCGGACAGGCAGCGGTGGTAGCAGGTCTAACCAGTAATATATTATTAATTATCGTCGCCCTTTCCGCACTATCATCATTTGTTACACCCATTTATAAAATGGGAAATACGATTCGTTTATTGCGGTTCCCTTTTTTAATTGGAGCCCAAGTATGGGGACTGCTCGGCATTTCCATATCGGCCATCTTTTTGTTAACACATCTGATTAAATTAACATCGATGGGCCAGCCTTACCTTGCCCCCATCTACCCATTTCAGTTAAAAGATTGGCGAGACAGCGTCATTCGGCTTCCCTTTGATCTGTTTAAATCACGGCCAAAACATTTACGCACTCAGAATACAGAAAGACAACCTAAGAAAGAAAAATCACCCATTAAAAAGAATGATTTTAATGATTGA
- a CDS encoding GerAB/ArcD/ProY family transporter, protein MNQATVNEKYQVSPFYVFFIVHSMQTGVGVLNFQRLLSKSTGTDGWISILLAGLIVHLLIWIIYKIFSIVPGDIIYVNHQAFGKVIGNFFNIVIILYFLILGLIVMISYINVIHLWLFDEVGSWAFALVFLILIYYILTGGFRTITGIAFLSVMLSFWLTFILFYAMRYSEFTNLLPLFDHHILEIIKGLKDTSLTMIGFEVILMFYPFIKHAKTSQKFAHGGALTTTLLTLFIYIISLIFYSQKQLELTIWPTLTMTSVIQLPFIQRFEYITVSWWALVIIPNLSLSLWAASRGLKLLLNVKQKYPFWVLSIFILFINIAFFDVDSLYVLNKLINPYYVLFFVVYLPFLLIFIYLKKKRNLL, encoded by the coding sequence ATGAATCAAGCAACGGTTAATGAAAAATACCAAGTATCGCCATTCTATGTTTTCTTTATTGTGCATTCCATGCAAACAGGAGTTGGCGTATTAAATTTTCAACGACTTTTATCCAAGTCAACGGGAACGGATGGCTGGATTTCCATCCTCCTAGCGGGCTTGATTGTTCATTTACTTATCTGGATTATCTATAAGATTTTCAGTATTGTACCCGGTGATATCATTTACGTGAATCATCAAGCATTTGGTAAAGTGATTGGGAATTTTTTTAATATCGTCATCATTCTTTACTTTTTAATTCTGGGACTGATTGTCATGATCAGCTATATCAATGTTATCCATTTGTGGTTGTTTGATGAGGTAGGTTCGTGGGCTTTTGCCTTGGTTTTTCTAATTCTGATTTATTATATCCTTACAGGGGGCTTCCGGACGATTACAGGCATTGCCTTTTTAAGTGTCATGTTATCATTTTGGCTTACCTTCATTCTTTTCTATGCCATGAGGTACTCAGAATTCACGAATTTGCTCCCTCTTTTTGATCACCATATCCTAGAAATAATCAAAGGACTGAAAGATACTTCGTTAACGATGATTGGCTTTGAGGTGATTTTGATGTTTTATCCGTTCATTAAACATGCTAAGACATCACAAAAGTTCGCGCATGGAGGAGCACTGACCACGACACTATTAACCCTATTTATCTATATCATTTCTCTCATTTTTTATTCACAGAAACAGTTGGAACTTACGATTTGGCCCACACTCACTATGACCAGCGTGATCCAATTACCCTTTATTCAAAGATTTGAATACATAACTGTTTCTTGGTGGGCCCTTGTTATAATCCCTAATCTGAGCCTCTCATTATGGGCAGCGAGCAGAGGATTAAAACTTTTATTAAATGTAAAACAAAAGTATCCCTTTTGGGTACTATCTATCTTTATTCTCTTTATCAACATTGCTTTTTTTGATGTCGATTCCCTTTATGTATTGAATAAATTGATCAACCCGTACTATGTACTATTCTTTGTTGTTTACCTGCCTTTTCTTTTGATTTTCATCTATTTAAAGAAAAAGAGGAACTTATTATGA
- a CDS encoding Ger(x)C family spore germination protein translates to MKNLLTMILIIFFLSGCAQPRVVDEVNMSQAIGYDLTKDNRVEGIFVIPIFQQEKMGKYQILTGKSSATSDVQSVVSKKADKPVVLGQTRIILFSEEVVHKIGITELTDFLYREPQLGNRVYLTVVEGSVKDVLKTKPPNKNVNIGIFLSDLIHQQIVNWNGPDTNLHLFLGNSLESGGDAYLPIFKKKNKDIVVSGVALFHENKLVSKVSSRDMFIFKTLVQSHKRGLYKFKLKNKKQSKVVVESIRSRSNYDVSGSKEEPSIHVKLVIKGQIKETLVNKTLTNRKLISKIERDLEDDITKQATRLINEFQKKDIDPLSLKKKYHAKNKDTTYNDWKKVYPKMDISVETEVHILQTGTSE, encoded by the coding sequence ATGAAGAATTTACTCACGATGATATTGATTATCTTCTTTCTTTCTGGTTGTGCACAACCTCGAGTGGTTGACGAAGTGAACATGTCCCAAGCGATCGGCTATGATTTAACTAAAGACAATAGGGTTGAAGGGATATTTGTTATTCCCATTTTTCAACAAGAAAAGATGGGGAAATATCAAATCTTAACAGGCAAATCTTCGGCGACAAGTGATGTTCAATCTGTCGTATCCAAAAAAGCCGATAAACCGGTTGTTCTTGGTCAGACCAGGATTATCTTATTTAGTGAAGAGGTCGTACACAAAATAGGCATAACAGAATTGACAGATTTTCTCTATCGTGAACCCCAGCTTGGGAACAGGGTATATTTGACTGTCGTCGAAGGCTCCGTTAAAGACGTCCTAAAAACAAAACCTCCAAATAAAAATGTGAATATCGGCATTTTTTTATCTGATTTAATTCATCAACAAATTGTAAACTGGAACGGACCAGATACTAACCTCCACCTATTTTTAGGGAATTCTTTAGAAAGCGGAGGGGATGCCTATCTTCCTATATTTAAGAAAAAGAACAAAGACATTGTTGTTTCTGGAGTGGCTCTATTTCATGAAAATAAATTAGTTAGTAAGGTGAGTTCCCGTGATATGTTTATTTTTAAAACATTAGTACAATCTCATAAGCGAGGGTTATACAAATTCAAATTAAAGAACAAAAAGCAAAGTAAGGTTGTGGTGGAAAGTATCCGAAGTCGCTCTAATTATGACGTTTCTGGTTCAAAGGAAGAGCCCTCCATCCATGTTAAGCTCGTTATTAAAGGACAAATTAAAGAAACATTGGTTAATAAAACACTTACGAATAGAAAATTGATCAGCAAAATTGAACGGGATTTAGAAGATGACATAACCAAACAAGCAACACGGCTTATTAACGAGTTTCAAAAAAAAGATATCGATCCCCTTAGTTTAAAGAAAAAGTATCATGCAAAAAATAAAGATACCACCTACAACGATTGGAAAAAAGTTTATCCTAAAATGGACATTTCAGTTGAAACCGAAGTGCATATTCTCCAAACGGGAACTTCAGAATAA
- a CDS encoding SDR family NAD(P)-dependent oxidoreductase, with product MKLQDKVVIITGGAGGIGGGMAKAMVKEGAIVVIVDVNEQLGKEMEKQLHEFSPESMFIQADLTDHANLKNIVEETVKKYGRLNVLVNNAHASRQTMFADTPKEELDLSFNTGFYPTWYLMQAAYPYLKESKGNVINFASGAGINGHETQAAYAAAKEAIRGISRVTANEWGRDGINVNIISPVADSPGVRAWAEAQPEYYQAVLSKIPLGRFGHVEEDIGRVAVFLASEDSKYITGQTIMVDGGTTQLR from the coding sequence ATGAAATTACAAGATAAAGTTGTCATTATTACTGGCGGGGCTGGCGGTATCGGCGGCGGCATGGCAAAAGCAATGGTTAAAGAAGGCGCAATTGTTGTCATTGTAGACGTGAATGAACAACTAGGCAAAGAGATGGAGAAACAATTACATGAATTCTCTCCGGAATCCATGTTTATTCAAGCTGATTTAACCGATCATGCGAATTTAAAAAATATTGTAGAAGAAACTGTGAAGAAATATGGCAGACTAAATGTATTAGTTAATAATGCACATGCTTCTCGTCAAACCATGTTTGCAGACACGCCTAAAGAAGAATTAGATTTATCGTTCAATACAGGCTTTTATCCAACTTGGTATTTAATGCAAGCTGCTTATCCTTATTTAAAGGAATCCAAAGGGAATGTTATTAACTTTGCATCCGGCGCTGGGATTAATGGACATGAAACACAAGCTGCCTATGCTGCAGCGAAAGAAGCCATTCGTGGTATTTCACGCGTAACAGCGAACGAATGGGGCCGTGATGGCATCAATGTGAATATCATTAGTCCTGTGGCTGATTCACCTGGTGTTCGTGCATGGGCAGAAGCACAGCCGGAATATTATCAAGCAGTCCTTTCTAAAATTCCTTTAGGTCGTTTTGGACATGTGGAAGAAGACATTGGCCGTGTAGCCGTCTTTTTAGCAAGCGAAGATTCTAAGTACATTACCGGACAAACCATTATGGTTGATGGAGGTACTACCCAACTACGTTAA
- a CDS encoding MarR family winged helix-turn-helix transcriptional regulator, producing MEKIDIFQLINATEQLCNLNIIQFSQKFSYPLGISPILVLAELKNKGPRKQSELAEVVGHTKGAITNISNKLVKLALVERLQEEEDRRTVRLEITDKGVSALQEAQKIGNEIYIDLFDSFSESELNEYLRLQYKLIEHSQKQK from the coding sequence ATGGAAAAAATTGATATCTTTCAGCTAATTAATGCCACAGAACAATTATGCAACTTGAATATCATTCAATTTTCTCAGAAATTTTCTTATCCTTTAGGCATATCACCAATCCTTGTACTGGCTGAATTGAAAAATAAAGGCCCCCGCAAGCAAAGTGAATTGGCAGAGGTTGTCGGTCATACTAAAGGAGCTATTACGAATATTTCCAATAAGCTTGTGAAATTAGCACTAGTAGAACGACTACAGGAAGAAGAAGATCGGCGTACCGTCCGACTAGAAATTACAGATAAAGGCGTGTCTGCCTTACAGGAAGCACAAAAAATAGGCAATGAAATTTACATTGACCTGTTTGATTCCTTTTCAGAATCTGAACTAAATGAGTATTTACGCTTACAATATAAATTAATTGAACACAGCCAGAAGCAAAAGTAA
- a CDS encoding GNAT family N-acetyltransferase, with product MTNIIQASMQDLDEIMYIDSEVMGDTSRRSYIERAIESGGCISAREGDEIVGFLLYDTHFFECSFISLIMVSPSKRRKGYASKMLDFMMKISPTDKVFSSTNHSNAQMQDVFTENGFIQSGIVENLDEGDPELIYFKSRFKKNLL from the coding sequence ATGACAAACATTATTCAGGCTTCTATGCAAGATTTAGACGAAATCATGTACATAGACAGCGAAGTGATGGGTGACACAAGCAGACGAAGTTATATAGAGAGAGCCATTGAATCAGGGGGATGTATCAGTGCGAGAGAAGGAGATGAAATAGTAGGGTTTTTACTTTACGATACGCATTTCTTCGAATGTTCATTTATCTCCCTAATAATGGTATCCCCTTCAAAAAGAAGAAAAGGATATGCAAGCAAGATGTTGGATTTTATGATGAAGATATCGCCGACAGACAAAGTGTTTTCTTCAACAAATCATTCCAATGCTCAGATGCAGGATGTATTTACTGAAAATGGCTTTATTCAAAGTGGAATCGTAGAAAATTTAGACGAAGGAGACCCGGAACTTATCTATTTTAAATCTAGATTCAAAAAAAATCTCCTCTAA
- a CDS encoding aldo/keto reductase: MINKVQLGSSDVFVNPIGVGTNAVGGHNLYPNLDEEAGKELVRTAIESGVTLLDTAFMYGMGRSEELIGEVVKELGRRQDVVLATKVGPKFVDGNVVMDNSAGFLRDEVDKALQRLQTDYIDLLYIHYPDESTPKDEAVGVLKELKDAGKIRAIGLSNFSPDQLKEANKDGYVDVFQGHYNLLNRGAEQIYLPYTREQRISFIPYFPLASGLLAGKYSKDDTFQDFRAGLPHFQGEAFAENLAKVDQVRTIAETKGAEVANVVLAWYLEQDGIDVIIPGAKRAGQVQSNLKTLDVQLDAEDIQAIDEIFK; this comes from the coding sequence ATGATAAATAAGGTTCAACTTGGTTCATCCGATGTATTTGTGAATCCAATCGGAGTCGGAACAAACGCAGTAGGCGGGCATAATTTATATCCAAACTTAGACGAAGAAGCAGGAAAGGAGTTAGTACGCACAGCGATTGAATCCGGTGTTACCTTGCTGGATACAGCTTTCATGTATGGAATGGGTCGTTCTGAAGAGTTGATTGGTGAAGTGGTAAAAGAACTAGGCCGTCGTCAAGATGTGGTCCTAGCTACAAAAGTCGGACCAAAATTTGTTGATGGAAATGTGGTTATGGACAATTCTGCTGGCTTTTTACGTGATGAAGTAGATAAGGCTCTGCAACGTTTGCAAACGGATTATATTGATCTGCTGTATATTCATTATCCTGATGAAAGCACACCTAAAGATGAGGCAGTGGGTGTCTTAAAAGAGTTGAAAGATGCCGGGAAAATCCGTGCCATTGGCCTTTCAAACTTCTCTCCGGATCAATTAAAAGAAGCGAATAAAGATGGATATGTCGACGTATTTCAAGGCCATTATAATTTATTAAATCGTGGTGCCGAACAAATCTATTTACCGTACACACGAGAACAACGCATTTCGTTTATTCCCTATTTCCCGCTAGCTTCAGGCTTACTAGCAGGGAAGTATTCAAAAGATGATACCTTTCAAGATTTTCGTGCTGGACTACCACATTTCCAAGGGGAAGCATTTGCAGAGAATCTCGCCAAAGTTGATCAAGTACGAACCATTGCGGAGACAAAAGGTGCGGAAGTGGCAAATGTTGTTTTAGCATGGTATCTAGAACAAGATGGAATTGATGTCATTATTCCTGGAGCGAAACGTGCTGGTCAAGTGCAAAGTAATCTAAAAACACTAGATGTTCAGTTAGATGCTGAAGATATTCAAGCGATTGATGAAATCTTCAAATAA
- a CDS encoding methyl-accepting chemotaxis protein, producing MISSLNYSSTQVLDESSVLAALELNLAMIEFNLNREVIWVNENFAKTLGYTVNEMKHMHHKQFCTVEFSNSREYEKLWDNLAKGTKFQEKIQRVGKSGDLFWLEATYIPILNEEGTVEDVLKIVTDITDRENNTTKVISQLKDMPEKLVNIVVENSNERIQAVESLKKQIDLISEVSKIIHTISSQTNVLALNAAIEAARVGEQGRGFKVVADEVRRLSGRVDDAIKNVYSNVENIKREVNKVSKTTDDLQQIIKETQLEFNRTIEKFEGVTH from the coding sequence ATGATTAGTTCTTTGAATTATAGTAGTACTCAAGTATTAGATGAATCATCTGTTTTAGCTGCATTAGAGTTGAATTTAGCCATGATTGAATTTAATTTGAATAGAGAAGTCATTTGGGTAAATGAAAATTTTGCCAAGACATTAGGCTATACAGTAAATGAGATGAAACATATGCATCATAAGCAATTTTGTACGGTAGAGTTCAGCAACAGCAGGGAATATGAAAAGTTATGGGACAATCTCGCAAAAGGGACGAAGTTTCAAGAGAAAATTCAAAGGGTGGGTAAATCAGGGGATTTATTTTGGCTTGAGGCTACCTATATTCCGATTCTAAATGAAGAAGGTACAGTAGAGGATGTTCTGAAGATTGTCACGGATATAACAGATCGGGAAAACAATACGACCAAAGTTATTTCTCAATTAAAGGACATGCCAGAGAAATTAGTTAATATCGTAGTAGAAAACTCAAATGAAAGAATACAAGCGGTTGAATCACTAAAAAAACAAATTGATTTAATTAGTGAAGTCTCTAAAATCATACATACTATTTCTTCTCAAACCAATGTATTGGCATTAAATGCAGCCATTGAAGCAGCTCGGGTAGGCGAACAAGGAAGAGGATTTAAAGTGGTAGCGGACGAAGTTAGGAGATTATCTGGTCGTGTTGATGATGCAATTAAGAATGTATATTCGAATGTTGAAAATATTAAAAGAGAAGTGAATAAGGTCAGCAAAACAACCGATGATCTGCAACAAATAATTAAAGAAACACAATTAGAATTTAATAGAACAATTGAAAAATTTGAAGGGGTTACACATTAA
- a CDS encoding alpha/beta hydrolase encodes MFKSESKTVKGYKDLDIPFTMLSKESSSKNLAIILPGMGYTSQAPLLHYSTGVFINKSFDVLHVNYQYTNKAYDGFHDISEVIKADVKNVIDFVLTNKTYKNFYLIGKSIGTIAMSSELTRETFKNAKAIWLTPLIQREDVLHAMVTSENKGLSIMGDKDPCYSEERYVKVAANSNITSKLIPNVNHSLEYVENAVESINILKNVINDIEQF; translated from the coding sequence ATGTTTAAGAGTGAGTCGAAAACCGTTAAGGGGTACAAAGATCTTGATATTCCATTTACAATGCTTAGTAAGGAAAGTAGTTCGAAAAACTTAGCGATTATTCTTCCAGGGATGGGCTATACTTCGCAAGCTCCTCTTCTTCATTACTCGACCGGTGTATTTATCAATAAATCCTTTGATGTTTTGCACGTGAATTATCAATACACTAACAAAGCATATGATGGGTTTCATGATATAAGTGAGGTAATTAAAGCAGATGTAAAAAATGTTATTGATTTTGTTTTAACTAATAAAACATATAAAAATTTCTATTTGATTGGGAAATCAATTGGAACGATCGCTATGAGTTCAGAGTTAACTAGAGAAACGTTTAAAAACGCTAAAGCTATTTGGTTAACACCATTAATTCAAAGAGAAGATGTTTTACATGCAATGGTTACAAGCGAAAATAAGGGATTAAGTATAATGGGCGACAAGGATCCATGTTACTCCGAAGAAAGATACGTGAAAGTAGCAGCAAACTCAAATATTACGTCGAAGTTAATTCCTAATGTTAATCATAGTTTAGAGTATGTCGAAAACGCAGTGGAATCTATTAACATATTGAAAAATGTGATAAACGACATTGAACAATTTTAA